From one Bos indicus x Bos taurus breed Angus x Brahman F1 hybrid chromosome 7, Bos_hybrid_MaternalHap_v2.0, whole genome shotgun sequence genomic stretch:
- the WDR83OS gene encoding protein Asterix, with protein sequence MSANNMSDPRRPNKVLRYKPPPSECNPALDDPTPDYMNLLGMIFSMCGLMLKLKWCAWVAVYCSFISFANSRSSEDTKQMMSSFMLSISAVVMSYLQNPQPMTPPW encoded by the exons ATGTCCGCGAACAATATGTCGGACCCACGGAGGCCCAACAAAGTGCTGAG GTACAAGCCCCCACCGAGCGAGTGTAACCCAGCCCTGGATGATCCGACACCAGACTACATGAACCTGCTCGGCATGATCTTCAGCATGTGCGGCCTCATGCTCAAG CTGAAGTGGTGTGCTTGGGTCGCTGTCTACTGCTCCTTCATCAGctttgccaactcccggagctctgAGGATACGAAGCAGATGATGAGTAGCTTCAT gCTGTCCATCTCTGCCGTGGTGATGTCATATCTGCAGAACCCTCAGCCCATGACGCCCCCCTGGTGA
- the DHPS gene encoding deoxyhypusine synthase, with the protein MEGPQEREVPAAALAAVLKHSSALPFETAQVRGYDFNRGVDYRALLEAFSTTGFQATNFGRAVQQVNAMIEKKLEPLSEDEDQHADLTQSRRPLTGCTIFLGYTSNLISSGIRETIRYLVQHNMVDVLVTTAGGVEEDFIKCLAPTYLGEFSLRGKELRENGINRIGNLLVPNDNYCKFEDWLMPILDQMVLEQNTEGVKWTPSKMIARLGKEINNPESVYYWAQKNHIPVLSPALTDGSLGDMIFFHSYKNPGLVLDIVEDLKLINTQAIFAKRTGMIILGGGMVKHHIANANLMRNGADYAVYINTAQEFDGSDSGARPDEAVSWGKIRMDAQPVKVYADASLVFPLLVAETFAQKVDAFTPEKNED; encoded by the exons ATGGAGGGTCCCCAGGAGAGGGAGGTGCCCGCGGCGGCACTGGCCGCCGTGCTGAAGCACAGTTCGGCACTGCCGTTCGAGACCGCGCAGGTGCGGGGCTACGACTTCAACCGTGGCGTGGACTATCGCGCACTGCTAGAGGCTTTCAGCACCACTGGTTTCCAAGCCACCAACTTCGGGCGCGCGGTACAGCAAGTCAACGCCATG ATAGAGAAGAAACTCGAGCCGCTATCCGAGGATGAAGACCAACATGCAGACTTGACCCAGAGCCGACGCCCACTCACCGGCTGCACCATTTTTCTGGGCTACACATCCAACCTCATCAGTTCAGGCATCCGTGAGACTATCCGTTACCTCGTGCAGCACAACATG GTGGACGTCTTGGTGACCACAGCTGGGGGTGTGGAGGAGGATTTCATCAAGTGCTTGGCGCCCACATACCTGGGCGAGTTCAGCCTCAGGGGGAAGGAGCTACGTGAGAACGGGATCaacag GATTGGAAACTTGCTGGTGCCCAATGACAATTACTGCAAGTTTGAGGACTGGTTGATGCCCATTCTGGACCAGATGGTGCTGGAGCAGAACACAGAG GGTGTGAAGTGGACACCTTCCAAGATGATCGCCCGGCTTGGCAAGGAGATAAACAACCCAGAGTCCGTGTATTACTGGGCCCAGAAG AACCATATTCCTGTGTTGAGCCCGGCACTCACAGATGGCTCGCTGGGTGACATGATCTTCTTCCACTCCTATAAGAACCCAGGTCTGGTCCTGGACATTGTTGAGG ACCTCAAGCTCATCAACACACAGGCCATCTTCGCCAAGCGTACGGGGATGATCATCCTGGGTGGTGGCATGGTCAAGCACCACATCGCCAATGCCAACCTCATG CGGAATGGCGCTGACTATGCCGTCTACATCAACACTGCCCAGGAGTTTGATGGCTCTGACTCAGGCGCCCGGCCAGATGAAGCTGTCTCATGGGGCAAGATCCGGATGGATGCACAGCCTGTCAAG GTCTATGCTGATGCCTCCTTGGTCTTCCCGCTGCTTGTGGCTGAAACCTTTGCCCAGAAGGTAGATGCCTTCACGCCCGAGAAGAATGAGGACTGA
- the GNG14 gene encoding LOW QUALITY PROTEIN: putative guanine nucleotide-binding protein G(I)/G(S)/G(O) subunit gamma-14 (The sequence of the model RefSeq protein was modified relative to this genomic sequence to represent the inferred CDS: inserted 2 bases in 2 codons) → MSSKVTIGSDIGQARRAVEQLRMEAGIDRVKVRTXGEAGASERAGQVDGPAQVGLTGLVCRYPRXATDLLQFCTEQAKSDPFLVGIPAATNPFKEKKPCAIL, encoded by the exons ATGTCCAGCAAGGTGACCATTGGCAGTGACATTGGGCAAGCCCGCCGGGCCGTGGAGCAGCTGCGGATGGAGGCAGGCATTGACCGCGTGAAGGTGAGGA AGGGTGAGGCGGGCGCATCTGAGAGAGCAGGGCAGGTGGACGGCCCAGCCCAGGTCGGGCTAACCGGGCTGGTCTGCAGGTATCCAA CAGCTACCGACCTGCTGCAGTTCTGCACAGAGCAGGCCAAGAGCGACCCCTTTCTCGTGGGCATCCCAGCCGCCACCAACCCCTTCAAGGAGAAGAAGCCCTGCGCCATCCTGTGA
- the FBXW9 gene encoding F-box/WD repeat-containing protein 9, which yields MELPPGPRDDPHAWDDDSDPELEPDPDAQAEAYVARVLSPPKLGLAPPRAPPLPAPTVSFGSLEPRAASKGPTVAVPGLLSLPPELLLEICAYLDARLVLHVLPRVCHALRDLVRDRVTWRLRAQRRVRAPYPVVEEEDFDWPTACIELEQHLSRWADDGRRAEYFCLADGHFASIDSVLLLQGGTLCLSGSRDRNVNLWDLQQLGVEPSRVLVKTLGTQKNSTHKGWVWSLAALDHRVCSGSWDSTVKLWDMAADGQQFGEIKGKAAVLCLSYRPDILVTGTYDKKVTVYDPRVGPALLKSRRLHSSAVLALLADDRHIISGSEDHTLVVFDRRANSVLQRLQLDSYLLCMSYQEPQLWAGDNQGLLHVFANRSGCFQLVRSFDVGHRSQITGIKHSLGALYTTSTDKTIRVHVPTDPPRTICTRSHHNVLNGICAEGNLVVAASGGLSLEVWRLQA from the exons CGATCCCCACGCCTGGGACGATGACTCGGACCCGGAGCTGGAGCCTGACCCCGACGCGCAGGCCGAGGCTTACGTGGCCCGCGTGCTCAGTCCTCCAAAACTCGGGCTGGCACCCCCGCGCGCCCCTCCTTTGCCCGCGCCCACGGTGTCCTTTGGCTCTCTGGAACCGCGGGCCGCGTCCAAGGGCCCGACTGTGGCAGTTCCGGGCCTGCTGAGCCTACCCCCGGAGCTGCTGCTCGAGATCTGCGCCTACCTCGACGCGCGCCTCGTGCTCCATGTCCTGCCACGCGTTTGCCACGCGCTGCGCGACCTCGTGCGTGACCGTGTCACCTGGAGGCTACGCGCGCAGCGCCGCGTACGGGCTCCCTACCCAGTGGTGGAAG AGGAGGACTTTGACTGGCCGACGGCCTGCATTGAGTTGGAGCAGCACCTGTCGCGTTGGGCAGATGATGGGCGCAGGGCTGAGTACTTCTGCCTAGCCGATGGGCACTTTGCTTCCATTGACTCGGTGCTGCTGCTTCAG GGTGGGACACTCTGCCTGTCTGGCTCCCGAGATCGCAATGTCAACCTGTGGGACCTGCAGCAGCTGGGGGTGGAGCCCAGCAGGGTTCTGGTCAAGACCCTGGGGACCCAGAAGAACAGCACTCACAAG GGCTGGGTGTGGTCACTGGCAGCGCTGGACCACCGAGTGTGCTCCGGTTCCTGGGACAGCACAGTGAAGCTCTGGGACATGGCGGCTGACGGGCAGCAGTTTGGCGAGATAAA GGGCAAGGCAGCTGTTCTGTGCCTGTCCTACCGGCCAGATATCCTGGTGACCGGCACCTATGACAAGAAGGTGACCGTCTACGATCCCAGAG TTGGCCCAGCCCTGCTGAAGAGCCGGCGGCTGCACTCCAGCGCCGTGCTGGCACTGCTGGCAGACGACCGGCACATCATCTCAGGCAGCGAGGACCACACGCTCGTGGTGTTTGACCGCCGGGCCAACAGTGTCCTGCAGCGGCTGCAG CTGGACTCCTACCTGCTCTGCATGTCCTACCAGGAACCTCAGCTCTGGGCTGGCGATAACCAGGGCCTACTGCACGTCTTTGCCAACCGCAGTGGCTGCTTCCAGCTTGTCCGG tccTTTGATGTGGGCCACAGGTCTCAGATCACGGGGATCAAGCACTCCCTGGGGGCCTTGTACACCACGTCCACCGACAAGACCATCCGG GTACACGTGCCCACAGACCCACCAAGGACCATCTGCACTCGAAGCCATCACAATGTGCTGAATGGG ATTTGTGCCGAGGGCAACCTGGTGGTGGCTGCCTCTGGGGGCCTGTCACTGGAGGTCTGGAGGCTGCAGGCCTGA
- the WDR83 gene encoding WD repeat domain-containing protein 83, producing the protein MAFPEPKPRGPELPQKRLKTLDCGQGAVRAVRFNVDGNYCLTCGSDKTLKLWNPLRGTLLRTYSGHGYEVLDAAGSFDNSSLCSGGGDKAVVLWDVASGQVVRKFRGHAGKVNTVQFNEEATVILSGSIDSTIRCWDCRSRKPEPVQTLDEARDGISSVKVSDHEVLAGSVDGRVRRYDLRMGQLFSDYVGSPITCICFSRDGQCTLVSSLDSTLRLLDKDTGELLGEYTGHKNKEYKLDCCLSERDTHVVSCSEDGKVFFWDLVEGALALALPVGPGVVQSLTYHPTEPCLLTAMGGSIQCWREETYEAEGAPG; encoded by the exons ATGGCTTTCCCTGAGCCAAAACCGCGGGGCCCCGAGCTGCCGCAGAAACGGTTGAAGACGTTGGACTGCGGGCAGGGGGCGGTTCGAGCTGTGCGATTTAATG TGGATGGCAATTACTGTCTGACTTGCGGCAGCGACAAGACCCTGAAGCTGTGGAACCCGCTGCGGGGGACGTTACTGCGGACGTACAGCGGCCACGGCTACGAGGTGCTGGATGCGGCTGG CTCCTTTGATAACAGCAGTCTTTGCTCTGGAGGTGGGGACAAGGCGGTGGTGCTGTGGGATGTGGCGTCAGGGCAAGTCGTGCGGAAATTCCGGGGCCACGCGGGG AAGGTGAACACAGTGCAGTTTAATGAAGAGGCCACAGTTATCCTGTCTG GCTCTATCGATTCCACCATCCGCTGCTGGGACTGTCGCTCTCGGAAACCTGAGCCAGTACAGACACTGGACGAAGCCAGAGATGGTATATCCAGCGTGAAGGTGTCAGACCATGAGGTCCTCGCAGG TTCCGTAGATGGCCGGGTGAGGCGCTATGACCTGAGGATGGGGCAGCTCTTCTCAGACTACGTGGGCA gccccaTCACCTGCATCTGCTTCAGCCGGGATGGCCAGTGCACCCTGGTGTCCAGCCTAGACTCTACCTTGCGGCTTCTGGACAAGGACACAGGGGAGCTGCTGGGCGA GTACACGGGCCATAAGAACAAGGAGTATAAGCTGGACTGCTGCCTGAGCGAGCGCGATACACATGTGGTCAGCTGTTCTGAGGACGGGAAGGTGTTCTTCTGGGACCTGGTGGAA GGTGCCCTGGCGCTGGCCCTGCCTGTAGGTCCTGGTGTGGTGCAATCGCTGACCTACCACCCCACAGAGCCCTGCCTGCTGACTGCCATGGGGGGCAGCATCCAGTGCTGGCGGGAGGAGACCTACGAGGCTGAAGGTGCCCCAGGCTGA